One Clostridia bacterium genomic region harbors:
- a CDS encoding lysophospholipid acyltransferase family protein, with protein MQWIQKRHQRTYKFFAPFFKCALRRRNFTYSKHTLPSGSHFIISNHLTKADQFMLSIFFGKLLYFVMRDDLSSLPVLGKIINYLVAPIPKSKVHSDIATIRIAKKIAKEGGNIMLFPEGNLSFDGRLCDFSIATSKFAKLLNIPIAVVNIEGGYGAMPRWCNKRRKGYLTAEVKRIISVEEYSALTSQQLYDLIRSLLDVDNFNAITPYVSSARAEYLETLLYVCPHCGFTQFVSKGNFVTCNTCKRTWQYTPNLTFEPPVPFKNTGEWHKYQLDYLQNIDYSNDKPIFTDTIKALKLKIAGGKNRRKKLFGRSTIQLYFNKIVISFYNRTQTFNFSDISSIAMLGRNRIELLFCDADYFIVPTKRLNSVKVINFFDYYKAQVNIDK; from the coding sequence ATGCAGTGGATACAAAAACGTCATCAAAGGACATATAAATTTTTTGCGCCATTCTTTAAATGTGCGCTTAGAAGGCGTAACTTTACATATTCTAAGCATACTTTGCCGAGCGGTTCGCATTTTATTATTTCTAACCATTTGACTAAGGCAGACCAATTTATGTTGTCAATATTTTTCGGCAAGCTATTATATTTTGTAATGCGTGACGACTTGTCGAGTTTGCCTGTTTTGGGTAAAATTATCAATTATCTTGTCGCTCCTATACCAAAGAGCAAAGTTCATAGCGATATCGCAACTATACGCATAGCAAAAAAGATTGCAAAAGAGGGCGGTAACATTATGCTTTTTCCCGAGGGCAACCTCAGCTTTGACGGTAGACTTTGCGATTTTAGCATCGCAACAAGTAAATTTGCTAAATTACTTAATATTCCAATAGCTGTTGTCAACATTGAAGGCGGTTATGGCGCTATGCCTAGATGGTGTAATAAGCGTCGTAAAGGGTATTTAACGGCAGAAGTAAAAAGAATTATTTCGGTTGAAGAATATTCCGCTCTAACAAGTCAGCAACTGTACGACCTTATTCGTAGCCTACTTGACGTAGATAATTTTAATGCGATTACGCCTTATGTTTCGTCTGCACGAGCGGAATACTTAGAAACATTGCTATATGTTTGCCCACACTGCGGTTTTACACAGTTTGTTTCTAAGGGCAACTTTGTCACTTGTAATACCTGTAAGCGAACCTGGCAATATACCCCTAACCTTACGTTTGAACCGCCCGTACCTTTTAAAAATACAGGCGAGTGGCATAAATATCAGCTTGATTATTTACAAAATATAGATTATAGTAATGATAAGCCAATATTTACCGATACGATTAAAGCCTTAAAATTGAAAATTGCCGGTGGAAAAAATCGTCGTAAGAAACTATTCGGTCGCTCGACTATACAACTTTATTTTAACAAAATAGTCATTTCTTTTTATAATAGGACGCAAACTTTTAATTTTAGCGACATTTCTAGCATAGCTATGTTAGGACGCAACCGCATAGAATTGCTTTTTTGCGATGCCGACTACTTTATTGTGCCTACCAAAAGGCTTAATTCGGTTAAAGTTATTAATTTTTTTGATTATTATAAGGCGCAAGTTAATATTGATAAATAA
- a CDS encoding DUF362 domain-containing protein, with protein MASKVYFTDMRAEPGNNLLQKLKKLIIKAGIDNIDFNNKYVAIKVHFGEPGNMAYLRPNYARVIVDYVKSKGGKPFLTDCNTLYVGNRKDALEHLTAAYENGFNPLVTNCHTIIADGLRGTDEQLVEVVGGTYVKQAKIGKAIMDADIFISLNHFKGHETAGFGGAIKNIGMGCGSRAGKMEQHCDGKPTINLTKCRGCHKCSTQCAQDAIYFNCDGKAVINIDKCVGCGRCLGECNFNAIHNSNNSSVKLFNMKMAEYASAVLRNRPNFHINLIMDVAPVCDCRSANDTPIVADIGMLASFDPVALDKACVDKCNQAPVLPNSQLAEQLAKHTDLHEHFKNTNVNSDWQACLTHCQELGVGEQEYELVSIDKP; from the coding sequence ATGGCTTCGAAAGTATACTTTACAGATATGCGTGCCGAACCGGGCAATAACCTACTTCAAAAACTTAAAAAACTTATTATTAAGGCAGGTATTGATAATATAGATTTTAACAACAAATACGTAGCTATTAAGGTGCATTTCGGCGAACCCGGCAATATGGCGTATCTTAGACCGAACTACGCAAGAGTTATTGTCGACTACGTCAAGAGCAAGGGTGGCAAACCTTTCTTGACCGACTGCAACACTCTTTATGTTGGCAATCGCAAAGATGCGCTTGAACACTTAACCGCCGCTTATGAGAATGGCTTTAACCCCCTTGTTACTAACTGTCATACTATTATTGCCGACGGACTGCGTGGAACAGACGAACAGTTAGTCGAAGTAGTCGGCGGTACTTATGTCAAGCAAGCAAAAATAGGTAAAGCTATTATGGACGCAGATATATTTATTTCGCTCAATCATTTTAAGGGACACGAAACTGCGGGTTTTGGCGGAGCGATTAAAAATATCGGTATGGGTTGCGGTTCAAGAGCGGGCAAGATGGAACAACATTGCGACGGCAAACCTACCATAAACCTTACTAAGTGTAGAGGTTGCCACAAGTGTTCCACACAATGCGCCCAAGACGCAATTTACTTCAACTGCGACGGCAAAGCGGTAATAAACATTGACAAATGCGTAGGGTGTGGTAGATGTCTAGGCGAATGTAATTTCAACGCAATACATAACAGTAATAATTCTTCGGTTAAATTATTTAATATGAAGATGGCAGAATACGCAAGCGCAGTTTTACGCAATAGACCCAATTTTCATATCAATTTAATTATGGACGTAGCCCCTGTGTGCGACTGTCGTTCGGCAAATGATACTCCAATAGTTGCCGATATAGGTATGCTAGCTTCTTTTGACCCGGTCGCTCTTGACAAAGCTTGCGTAGATAAATGCAATCAAGCGCCCGTTCTTCCCAACAGCCAACTTGCCGAACAACTGGCTAAACACACAGATTTACACGAACACTTTAAAAATACTAATGTAAATAGCGACTGGCAAGCTTGTCTTACGCACTGTCAAGAATTAGGCGTAGGCGAACAAGAATACGAGCTAGTTTCAATAGACAAGCCATAA
- a CDS encoding prepilin-type N-terminal cleavage/methylation domain-containing protein, with amino-acid sequence MRKNTKGFTLVELLVVIVIVGILAGVLIPTFAGVIKRAHVDTVVEATSNLNTSISILKAEGLKLEDIYENGEPSMVKLKDKLKTVDSNVEGQFKTLNAAINNDCYVFFDYATLSFLIKDSDEIVALATGTKIANNVINQAFADMPKLSSKDYAFPQNQIIKGMGIANYASADQKGNRSGNKLIDSLSIYEDIMANRKKNATEYYSVNDYFSALANFKQNDASKQGSAENSLITNALSRVFVNVTAAKLESAIIPTSTLLTLLGKCPPPTVANTPVLPSAAALKQSEKTYVLPSDLFAQYPTTATVNITIPEDIAIHLDLLAMVATCPSVIINVTDTTKINTETTNSGLTATTQPYSTAKDTLPQSNNIVTVTPGQNTRVTNISYAEGCLFWDRSEKATNYTVIVNGLSRTTSVNFLQVDTNAYQVGDIISVEIIAKGGNQTDSLPSCASFTAGAKVVYEAIKNASGDVIGQKSTASKTYILFKGMTYDFADAVISINMQTDNAFTLSEQNKKLTASSVGYGVITLTKGADTATWKVRIVEHTATLTLGTDYNIYCDNIKNLQSEGYIDATVVPYTVGASNVFIPDILINMPFDSGYFNYELKEGTNGTNVFDTYATIVSGGIQFNLTDPDTTGTKASAVGKTFFLKITSKYQTNLSVEMKVTVNDGHNVYTQEDMRNCFADLNVHTVNLLRTLRLKTAHTSANFYDADTECNCVGNMYYDQKENFYHVVEKTVGEYKTYVYNQTKEGVVTYDEVAVNRSTDGKTISFTRTKKGVAEVITAWLLVDESGKPLGHARANDGNSMAGEKAQNCNPFVRFEDTVANTITVNGNYFAVDGSRLARLGYCENKHGVYNAVGNSNAKLANSYQAIFQSARCDKVGNAVVGANGVRFGELNKMVFNNLRIIGNNKRPDGTDVNGDPVNEKYYETSGFICIKGFGDIDVTNCILTSGSSGITYHADKINTGFSKSYVKNTRIYNTTTFNLDTFACYETTVEDCHLSNSGGPLVYLIDKFEDTTNNSPTNNPKYIFKGNNTFDNWVSGTELWFVASGFSGLATNVKGTVEANIILYTGNAMQAIKKENATAVEKMNFIMCGTGDGSNLNPCWDIKFVNKEGAATTYAYDLSRPFFFNPDSDAQTPDINNNDPRKQGGAFMAPVNEYSQVTAFAGAVTAAQTEVTTALGKNNSGLTEKEQFIVKVYADQLAKQTGSDQEKQQKAAAATVAYIAMYNTMMTTSKLPNQLLQAIDGSGSISIMAVIEYYTPPKP; translated from the coding sequence ATGAGAAAAAATACAAAAGGCTTTACATTAGTCGAATTGTTGGTTGTAATAGTTATTGTTGGCATACTTGCCGGCGTACTAATACCAACATTTGCGGGCGTGATAAAAAGAGCGCACGTCGACACTGTTGTAGAAGCTACTAGCAACTTAAACACATCGATATCAATACTAAAAGCCGAAGGGCTTAAATTAGAAGATATCTATGAAAACGGCGAACCTTCAATGGTTAAGCTTAAAGACAAACTTAAAACGGTAGACTCGAATGTCGAAGGACAATTTAAAACGCTTAACGCGGCTATTAATAACGATTGTTACGTATTCTTCGACTATGCCACGCTTAGCTTTCTTATTAAAGATAGCGACGAAATAGTCGCTTTGGCAACGGGAACAAAAATTGCAAATAATGTTATTAATCAAGCCTTTGCCGATATGCCTAAACTTTCTAGCAAAGATTATGCTTTTCCACAAAATCAAATAATTAAAGGTATGGGCATAGCTAATTACGCTTCTGCCGACCAAAAAGGCAATAGGTCGGGAAATAAATTGATTGACAGCCTAAGTATCTACGAAGATATTATGGCAAACCGCAAAAAGAACGCCACCGAATACTATTCGGTAAACGATTATTTTAGCGCATTAGCAAATTTTAAGCAAAACGACGCTAGCAAACAAGGCTCGGCGGAAAATAGTCTTATCACAAACGCCCTTTCTAGGGTATTTGTAAATGTTACGGCAGCCAAACTCGAATCGGCTATTATACCAACTAGTACTCTTTTGACGTTACTTGGAAAATGCCCCCCCCCAACGGTAGCCAACACACCCGTACTGCCTAGCGCTGCCGCATTAAAACAAAGCGAAAAGACTTATGTATTGCCTAGCGACTTGTTCGCTCAATACCCTACTACGGCAACGGTAAATATTACCATACCCGAAGACATCGCTATTCACTTAGACTTACTAGCTATGGTAGCGACTTGCCCTAGCGTAATAATCAATGTTACCGATACAACTAAAATTAATACCGAAACAACAAATTCGGGCTTAACTGCAACTACTCAACCATATTCTACGGCAAAAGATACTCTACCTCAAAGCAACAACATTGTAACTGTAACGCCCGGACAAAATACAAGGGTGACAAATATTAGTTACGCCGAAGGTTGCTTATTCTGGGATAGGAGCGAAAAAGCTACAAACTACACTGTTATTGTCAACGGCTTGTCACGCACTACAAGCGTTAACTTCTTGCAAGTTGACACTAACGCTTATCAAGTCGGCGATATAATTAGCGTAGAAATAATCGCAAAGGGTGGCAACCAAACTGACAGCTTGCCCTCTTGCGCAAGTTTTACAGCCGGCGCAAAAGTAGTCTACGAGGCTATTAAAAATGCTAGTGGCGACGTAATTGGACAAAAATCAACCGCAAGCAAGACTTATATACTGTTTAAAGGTATGACTTATGACTTTGCCGATGCGGTAATTTCAATAAATATGCAAACCGACAACGCCTTTACTCTTAGCGAACAAAACAAAAAGCTAACTGCAAGTAGCGTTGGATACGGCGTTATTACCTTGACAAAGGGCGCAGACACCGCTACTTGGAAGGTAAGAATAGTCGAACATACCGCAACGCTTACGCTAGGAACTGATTACAATATTTATTGCGACAATATTAAAAATCTTCAAAGTGAGGGTTATATTGACGCTACCGTAGTCCCCTATACCGTTGGCGCTTCAAACGTATTTATACCCGATATATTGATAAATATGCCCTTTGATAGCGGATACTTTAACTACGAGTTAAAGGAAGGAACAAACGGAACAAACGTCTTTGATACCTACGCTACAATAGTTAGCGGAGGCATACAATTTAATTTAACAGACCCCGACACCACAGGAACAAAGGCAAGCGCAGTTGGCAAGACATTCTTCCTTAAAATTACTTCTAAATATCAAACTAATTTGTCTGTTGAAATGAAAGTAACCGTAAACGACGGACATAACGTATATACGCAGGAAGATATGAGAAATTGTTTTGCCGACCTTAATGTCCACACAGTTAATTTGCTAAGAACATTACGACTTAAAACTGCGCACACAAGCGCAAATTTCTATGACGCTGACACGGAATGTAATTGCGTTGGCAATATGTATTACGACCAAAAAGAGAATTTCTATCACGTAGTAGAAAAGACTGTTGGCGAATATAAAACTTACGTTTATAACCAAACCAAAGAAGGCGTAGTAACTTATGATGAAGTTGCTGTCAATCGTTCTACCGACGGCAAGACAATTAGCTTTACAAGAACCAAAAAGGGCGTAGCCGAAGTAATTACGGCTTGGTTACTTGTAGACGAAAGTGGTAAGCCCTTAGGTCACGCTAGGGCAAACGACGGTAACTCTATGGCTGGCGAAAAAGCGCAAAATTGCAACCCCTTTGTAAGATTTGAAGATACCGTCGCTAACACCATTACGGTAAACGGCAACTACTTTGCGGTAGACGGTTCAAGACTTGCTCGACTTGGTTATTGCGAAAATAAACACGGCGTATATAACGCTGTCGGCAATAGTAATGCTAAACTTGCAAATAGCTATCAAGCAATCTTCCAAAGCGCTAGATGCGATAAAGTTGGAAATGCGGTGGTAGGAGCTAACGGTGTTAGATTTGGCGAGCTAAACAAAATGGTCTTTAATAATTTAAGGATTATTGGCAACAACAAACGACCCGACGGCACTGATGTAAACGGCGACCCGGTAAATGAAAAATATTACGAAACAAGCGGTTTTATTTGCATTAAAGGTTTTGGCGACATCGATGTAACTAACTGCATATTAACTTCGGGTTCTAGCGGTATTACTTATCACGCTGACAAGATCAATACTGGCTTTTCGAAAAGTTACGTAAAGAATACTCGCATTTACAACACTACGACATTCAATCTTGATACCTTTGCTTGCTATGAAACAACGGTAGAAGATTGTCACTTGTCTAACTCGGGCGGTCCGTTAGTATACTTAATTGACAAATTCGAAGATACTACTAACAACTCTCCAACTAATAACCCTAAGTATATATTTAAAGGCAACAATACCTTTGACAACTGGGTATCCGGCACAGAACTGTGGTTTGTAGCAAGCGGATTTAGCGGTTTAGCGACTAACGTTAAGGGAACTGTTGAAGCAAATATCATACTATATACGGGAAACGCTATGCAAGCGATTAAAAAGGAAAACGCAACTGCGGTTGAAAAAATGAATTTTATTATGTGCGGAACGGGCGACGGAAGTAATCTCAACCCCTGTTGGGATATTAAATTTGTAAATAAAGAAGGGGCTGCTACTACTTATGCCTACGACCTTAGCCGACCGTTTTTCTTTAATCCAGATAGCGATGCCCAAACTCCCGATATCAATAACAACGACCCTCGCAAACAAGGCGGAGCATTTATGGCGCCTGTAAACGAGTATTCGCAAGTTACGGCATTTGCAGGAGCAGTAACTGCCGCACAGACAGAGGTTACAACGGCTCTCGGCAAAAATAATAGCGGACTTACCGAAAAAGAGCAATTTATTGTAAAGGTTTACGCTGACCAACTTGCGAAACAAACCGGTAGCGACCAAGAAAAACAGCAAAAAGCTGCCGCCGCTACGGTCGCTTATATTGCAATGTATAATACTATGATGACAACTTCGAAGCTACCCAATCAATTACTGCAAGCTATCGACGGAAGTGGCAGTATCAGCATTATGGCGGTAATCGAGTACTATACACCACCTAAACCTTAA
- a CDS encoding PTS sugar transporter subunit IIC, with amino-acid sequence MNKKTNLPFGNIDDKKELPNSSNTPFAGETISSEQDALPEQTAPQQVEQSPQQVEQSQQAKTKQTLGSVIKKLSKRWFIDAFSGMALGLFATLIAGTIFEQIGKLIGDNLVGNLIVFIAKVAKTSMGAGIGVGIAHSLKTDKLTMFACAVAGFAGAFASGWLGSFTINFTAIGQPGNPIGAYLTALTSAELGKLVAGRTKLDILLVPLVALTTTCIVAVTLCPPVTYLLRLLSQGIAMATVWSPFLMGIVIAVVMGLLLTLPTSSAAIWVTLATLAPSQESLLLAGGAAVVGCCCHMVGFAVMSYKENGFGGLIAQGLGTSMLQIPNLMRNPRILIPPVVASAVCGPLATTVFKLRCATGAGMGTSGLVGVIDTISVSLAQGLNVWLLVGGIILLMFVLPAVISYFTCLLLRKVGWISSGDLKLSL; translated from the coding sequence ATGAACAAAAAAACTAACCTTCCGTTTGGAAATATAGACGATAAAAAAGAACTTCCAAATAGCTCAAACACTCCCTTTGCAGGCGAAACCATATCTAGCGAGCAAGACGCTCTGCCCGAGCAAACAGCGCCTCAACAAGTAGAGCAATCTCCTCAACAAGTAGAGCAATCTCAACAAGCAAAGACCAAACAAACTTTGGGTTCGGTTATTAAGAAATTGTCTAAACGGTGGTTTATCGACGCTTTTTCGGGTATGGCGTTAGGGCTATTCGCAACCTTAATCGCAGGCACTATTTTTGAGCAAATCGGTAAATTAATCGGGGACAATCTCGTAGGCAACTTGATTGTTTTTATAGCAAAAGTGGCAAAAACTTCAATGGGCGCAGGCATAGGCGTAGGAATAGCGCATAGTTTAAAGACTGACAAACTAACTATGTTTGCGTGCGCAGTAGCAGGTTTTGCAGGCGCATTCGCAAGCGGTTGGCTTGGCAGTTTCACCATCAATTTTACGGCTATCGGGCAACCGGGTAACCCTATTGGAGCGTATTTAACCGCCCTTACTAGCGCCGAGCTAGGCAAACTTGTTGCCGGTAGGACTAAGCTCGACATACTACTTGTACCGCTTGTAGCGCTTACTACGACCTGTATTGTGGCTGTTACTTTGTGTCCGCCGGTTACCTATCTACTTAGACTGCTCAGTCAGGGCATTGCTATGGCAACAGTGTGGAGTCCTTTCTTAATGGGAATAGTAATCGCCGTAGTAATGGGGTTACTACTGACCTTGCCTACTTCGTCCGCTGCAATTTGGGTAACGCTAGCAACCTTAGCGCCTTCGCAAGAGTCGCTTTTACTTGCAGGCGGCGCTGCCGTTGTCGGTTGTTGTTGCCACATGGTTGGCTTTGCCGTTATGAGTTACAAGGAGAATGGCTTTGGCGGACTAATTGCGCAGGGGCTAGGCACAAGTATGTTACAAATACCCAACTTAATGCGTAACCCTCGTATTCTTATACCCCCAGTCGTAGCTTCGGCTGTATGCGGACCTTTGGCTACTACGGTATTTAAATTGCGTTGCGCAACCGGGGCAGGTATGGGTACGTCCGGGCTTGTTGGCGTGATAGATACAATTAGCGTAAGCCTTGCGCAAGGTCTTAATGTTTGGCTACTTGTCGGCGGTATAATTTTGCTTATGTTTGTTTTGCCGGCGGTTATAAGTTATTTTACTTGTCTACTGCTTAGAAAGGTAGGTTGGATATCTTCTGGCGACCTCAAACTTAGTCTTTAA
- a CDS encoding M3 family oligoendopeptidase yields the protein MEKFSEFAYVRPNFVELKSKLKGLLKQFKTASTFEEAEEVYLAFDSESKKISTLSAIASIRHDINTADKFYEQEVMYLNKQVTLLMPLQKKEYKLLLMCKFRKQFEDKYGKVIFLNAEADSKLLSLKNIMPTIKEGNLSMQFSKLVASAKTEFMGKSCNFYGLLKYMQDPDREIRQEALRKWSNLYCSLSPQLDKLYSKLVQLRTKMAKRLGFSNYTDMAYLMRHRYDYTANDVKNFRKQVLNEITPLCQKLIEEQRVRLGVDKIHFYDESLIFADGNANPIGSTQELLDKTMEIYTALSPETQEFFKFMRSGELFDLETKPNKHMGGYCATLPEYLAPFIFSNFNGTGADVQVLTHEAGHCFNMYLSMRHNKLLSLVSSTSEVNEIHSMSMEMFTYPYWDKYFGDKADKARYAHLVESLYNMTYMCVVDEFQHEVYASPKQTAEQRMATWRRIERVYMPWRDYGDNAFLDKGGYWMQKQHIFLYPFYYIDYALARLGAYEFYGKSKTDKTVWNDYVNLCRAGGSKTYLDLLSYAHLSSPFAKDSVKKAIGYLQDDLVAPKE from the coding sequence ATGGAAAAATTTAGTGAATTTGCGTATGTAAGACCAAATTTTGTCGAGCTTAAATCAAAGTTAAAGGGCTTGCTTAAACAGTTTAAGACTGCGTCTACATTTGAGGAAGCGGAAGAAGTTTATTTAGCTTTTGACAGCGAGAGCAAAAAAATCTCTACGCTAAGCGCTATTGCAAGCATTCGTCACGACATAAATACTGCCGACAAATTCTACGAACAAGAAGTTATGTATCTTAACAAGCAAGTAACTCTACTTATGCCACTACAAAAGAAAGAATATAAGCTTTTGCTTATGTGCAAATTTAGAAAGCAATTCGAGGATAAATACGGCAAAGTTATCTTTTTAAACGCCGAGGCAGACAGCAAACTTCTATCGCTTAAAAATATTATGCCTACCATTAAAGAAGGCAATCTATCAATGCAATTTAGCAAGCTAGTAGCTTCCGCAAAAACCGAGTTTATGGGCAAATCTTGTAATTTCTATGGTTTGCTTAAATATATGCAAGACCCCGACCGAGAAATAAGACAAGAGGCGTTACGCAAATGGTCAAATCTATATTGTTCGCTTTCGCCACAACTAGATAAGCTTTATTCTAAACTTGTGCAACTTCGCACAAAAATGGCAAAAAGATTAGGTTTTTCAAATTATACCGATATGGCTTACCTTATGCGACACCGTTACGATTACACGGCAAACGACGTTAAAAATTTCCGCAAACAAGTTCTTAACGAGATTACGCCGTTATGTCAAAAATTGATTGAAGAACAACGAGTTCGTTTAGGCGTAGACAAAATACATTTTTATGACGAAAGCCTTATTTTTGCCGACGGCAACGCTAACCCCATAGGTAGCACGCAAGAATTGCTTGATAAAACTATGGAAATTTATACGGCGCTTTCGCCCGAAACCCAAGAGTTCTTCAAATTTATGCGTTCGGGCGAGTTGTTCGACCTAGAAACCAAACCCAACAAACACATGGGCGGATATTGCGCAACTCTACCCGAATATCTTGCTCCGTTTATATTTAGCAATTTTAACGGCACAGGCGCAGACGTTCAAGTATTGACGCACGAAGCCGGGCATTGCTTTAATATGTATTTGTCAATGCGTCACAATAAATTGCTTAGTCTTGTTTCTTCAACAAGCGAAGTCAACGAGATTCACTCAATGAGTATGGAAATGTTTACCTATCCTTACTGGGATAAATATTTTGGCGACAAGGCGGATAAAGCTCGCTACGCTCACTTGGTCGAAAGCTTATACAATATGACTTATATGTGCGTAGTCGACGAATTCCAACACGAAGTTTATGCTTCGCCTAAGCAAACCGCCGAACAACGTATGGCGACTTGGCGTAGAATTGAAAGAGTTTATATGCCTTGGCGTGACTACGGCGACAACGCTTTCCTTGATAAGGGCGGTTATTGGATGCAAAAACAGCATATTTTCCTATATCCATTTTATTATATTGATTACGCCTTAGCTAGACTTGGCGCTTACGAATTTTACGGCAAGAGCAAGACCGACAAAACAGTTTGGAACGATTATGTAAATTTATGTCGAGCAGGCGGTAGCAAAACTTATCTAGACCTACTTAGTTATGCTCATTTATCTTCTCCTTTTGCAAAAGATAGCGTTAAAAAGGCTATTGGCTATTTGCAAGACGATTTGGTAGCTCCAAAAGAATAA
- a CDS encoding MATE family efflux transporter, whose amino-acid sequence MQKDLTVGKPFSVLIRYALPLFGSIVFQQLYNIADSLIAGRYIGTSALAAVGNSYEITLIFIAFAFGCNIGSSVVVAKYFGSKDLAKAKTTIYTAVIFSSILGVVLTTLGLVFANPLLRLINTPENIFVDSSKYLLIYIGGYLFLLLYNIANGIFSALGDSKTPFILLVISSISNVIMDIVFVKYLHLGVSGVAWATFICQGVCGTVALVYALIRTRKIFAQKVCLFDFKILKEISQIAIPSILQQSFISVGNIVIQSFINAFGMSAIGGYAAAVKLNNMTITSITAIGSGVSNFTSQNLGANKPERIKTGFISGIVLSCICAVIFIAIYIPFGATLVRLFIIDGDVTAIEVGKQFLLIISPFYVVIAIKLVADGVLRGANKMGCFMISTLTDLVIRVAFSAIFAKSLGINGIWWSWPIGWVIASIISLGLFLYVQKSLLKNKLEEIEI is encoded by the coding sequence ATGCAAAAAGATTTAACAGTAGGCAAGCCATTTTCGGTATTAATACGTTACGCATTACCGCTCTTTGGCAGTATTGTATTTCAACAACTTTATAACATTGCCGACAGTCTTATCGCCGGTAGATATATAGGGACGTCGGCGCTTGCTGCCGTTGGCAATTCTTATGAAATAACGCTAATTTTTATTGCCTTTGCCTTTGGCTGTAACATTGGTTCTTCGGTTGTCGTGGCAAAATATTTTGGTAGCAAAGACTTGGCAAAAGCTAAAACAACAATTTATACGGCGGTTATTTTTAGTTCGATATTAGGCGTTGTTTTAACAACGCTCGGGCTTGTGTTTGCAAATCCTCTTTTGCGTCTTATTAATACGCCTGAAAATATTTTTGTAGACTCTTCTAAATATTTACTAATTTATATAGGCGGATATTTGTTCCTTTTGCTTTATAACATAGCTAACGGTATTTTTTCTGCCTTAGGCGACTCAAAAACTCCCTTTATTTTGCTTGTAATTTCTTCAATTTCTAACGTAATTATGGATATTGTGTTTGTTAAATATTTGCATCTAGGCGTTAGCGGAGTTGCGTGGGCAACTTTTATTTGTCAAGGCGTATGCGGAACGGTAGCGCTTGTCTATGCGCTTATAAGGACAAGAAAGATATTCGCTCAAAAAGTTTGTCTTTTTGACTTTAAAATTTTAAAAGAAATATCTCAAATTGCAATACCTAGCATATTACAACAATCATTTATTTCTGTGGGAAATATTGTAATTCAAAGTTTTATTAACGCTTTTGGTATGTCTGCAATCGGGGGATATGCAGCGGCTGTTAAGTTGAACAATATGACCATTACTTCAATAACCGCAATCGGCAGTGGCGTATCAAATTTCACATCGCAAAATCTCGGGGCAAACAAGCCCGAACGCATAAAGACAGGCTTTATAAGCGGTATAGTTCTTTCTTGCATTTGCGCAGTGATATTTATAGCAATTTATATTCCATTTGGAGCTACTCTTGTAAGGTTGTTTATAATTGACGGCGATGTTACCGCTATTGAAGTTGGCAAACAATTCTTGCTTATTATTTCTCCGTTTTATGTTGTGATTGCAATTAAATTAGTTGCCGACGGAGTGCTAAGAGGGGCAAATAAAATGGGTTGTTTTATGATTTCTACGCTTACCGACTTAGTGATTAGAGTAGCGTTTTCGGCGATATTTGCAAAGTCTTTGGGCATAAACGGCATTTGGTGGTCGTGGCCCATAGGGTGGGTTATTGCCTCAATTATATCGCTAGGGCTATTTTTATACGTTCAAAAGTCTTTGCTCAAAAATAAACTAGAAGAAATAGAAATTTAA